From Vanacampus margaritifer isolate UIUO_Vmar chromosome 8, RoL_Vmar_1.0, whole genome shotgun sequence, a single genomic window includes:
- the ccdc66 gene encoding uncharacterized protein ccdc66 isoform X2: protein MYLGDGLLFELQNGKPKLIVLNHGAERNLVKNSLRPRPTYVLNSKQPTCAEDVCAPRPARQRLAGQHPGAPRRAKAHPTEIAASFGSSGAADGVRGSQTVSKTRERRTAAAETASKSECRKSSCPSANGTSTQSERWAGTSDVKSRAKDSLEDEEPRDAAACLSAEQVRRILRDVQTSSPDQNIAEEHAVSSQNVHHTEEEEDVRGELEEDRVGCDETTNGISPLKDNRCPGGMLGWLEQRDVDARTSVEAKKAQWRQQLNEQVALKQQRRQRCATSHGLQGDEKPASVCSVPPAFCHREQPAAIRSSLRLGAVTPMEEALAWERREEQRRLWLQDLDRQKEETSQRRKQEKMLLSQKEDHELWAAHFDSLQRKPPAVTRAPPAGPSLAPSGDWEASSSLSLAWDASSSCGAESAGRASADTSSSSSSSSRYPARSSYLRSMTALLDPVQMEERQRRRLKQLEQQRDIQAQVEERRQQRREEEARRRKGEEEEERRITLERELLHGGRQEDHHKRREERKVEQPKQQDDDDDDAGGAKDFVDERVSRPVRTVEKRDAAVQTEVAPPPAGAARLAPASSGKSRAGKENACVYAGGKGGGAYEAFARTETRKEKRRPEWNAHRPSRRFVPASERYPATQQRSRRENRLKRTEEVLGPPANPQGPRRTDTSRPPSHKEDSNRGSVCGKSLSSASRGRSPPVTQSSLQFIPYVRTDDVVHLDSAETTNEPTPHAHSAASSCAPPPNASSPADILVQPGKQRQQEILRGLAHLRQALLEKKRQLDDDMRRHGNDGLSP from the exons ATGTATCTCGG AGACGGATTGCTCTTTGAACTTCAAAATGGAAAACCCAAGTTGATTGTGCTCAACCACG GAGCCGAGAGGAATCTTGTCAAG aatTCCCTCAGGCCTCGCCCAACCTACGTCCTGAACTCCAAGCAGCCAACCTGTGCGGAGGATGTTTGTGCACCACGTCCAGCGAGGCAGCGGCTGGCGGGGCAACACCCGGGGGCTCCCAGACGTGCCAAGGCACATCCGACAGAGATTGCAGCCTCCTTTGGGTCAAGCGGGGCAGCGGACGGAGTACGAGGCAGTCAGACGGTCTCCAAAACACGGGAGCGTCGTACGGCGGCAGCTGAAACTGCATCCAAG TCAGAGTGCCGGAAAAGCAGCTGTCCCTCAGCCAACGGAACATCCACGCAGTCTGAAAGGTGGGCTGGGACGTCGGACGTAAAGTCGAGAGCAAAGGACTCACTCGAGGACGAAGAGCCGAGAGACGCGGCGGCGTGTTTGAGCGCCGAGCAGGTGCGGCGCATTCTCCGCGACGTCCAGACCTCAAGCCCTGACCAAAACATTGCAGAGGAACACGCAGTGTCCAGTCAGAATG TGCATCAcacagaagaggaagaagacgtAAGAGGAGAGCTGGAGGAGGACAGAGTAGGATGTGATGAAACAACAAATGGAATATCACCACTTAAAGACAACCG GTGCCCTGGAGGCATGTTGGGCTGGCTGGAACAGCGCGACGTCGACGCCAGAACATCCGTGGAAGCCAAGAAGGCTCAGTGGAGGCAACAACTCA ACGAGCAAGTGGCCCTGAAGCAGCAACGGCGGCAACGTTGTGCAACCTCACACGGGCTACAG GGAGACGAGAAACCAGCGAGTGTGTGCTCCGTTCCGCCGGCGTTCTGCCACAGAGAGCAGCCGGCGGCCATCAGATCCAGCCTCAGACTCGGg GCGGTGACTCCCATGGAAGAGGCTTTGGCGTGGGAGCGGAGAGAGGAGCAGAGGAGGCTGTGGCTGCAAGATCTGGACCGACAGAAGGAGGAGACGAGCCAGCGGAGGAAGCAAGAGAAGATGCTGCTCAGCCAG AAGGAAGATCACGAGCTGTGGGCCGCACACTTTGACTCGCTGCAGCGCAAACCTCCTGCGGTGACGCGAGCCCCACCTGCGGGCCCCTCTCTAGCGCCCTCTGGTGACTGGGAGGCGTCGTCCAGCTTGTCCCTGGCGTGGGACGCCTCCAGCAGCTGTGGAGCAGAGAGTGCGGGCCGAGCCAGCGCAgacaccagcagcagcagcagcagcagcagcagatacCCCGCCAGGAGCAG CTATCTCCGGAGCATGACCGCTCTGCTGGACCCGGTCCAGATGGAGGAGCGCCAGAGGAGGAGGCTCAAGCAGCTGGAGCAGCAG AGAGACATCCAAGCGCAAGTGGAAGAGCGTCGGCAGCAGAGGCGGGAAGAAGAggccaggaggaggaagggggaggaagaggaggagaggagaATCACGCTGGAGAGGGAGCTGCTGCACGGGGGgcgccaggaggaccaccacaaGCGTCGCGAGGAGCGCAAg gtggaGCAACCAAAGCAAcaggacgatgatgatgatgatgctggaGGAGCGAAGGATTTCGTAGACGAGCGTG tGTCACGTCCAGTGAGGACAGTTGAGAAGAGAGACGCGGCTGTGCAAACAG aaGTGGCCCCTCCTCCTGCCGGGGCAGCGCGCCTCGCACCTGCTTCCAGCGGCAAGAGCAGAGCAGGCAAAGAGAATGCGTGCGTGTACGCAGGAGGCAAAGGAGGCGGGGCCTACGAAGCCTTCGCCAGGACGGAGACGAGGAAGGAGAAGAGGAGGCCCGAGTGGAACGCGCACAG GCCAAGCCGGCGCTTCGTTCCCGCGTCGGAGCGTTACCCAGCCACGCAGCAAAGGAGCAGACGAGAGAACCGACTCAAGAGGACGGAGGAGGTCCTCGGCCCCCCCGCAAACCCACAGGGGCCACGACGCACGGACACGAGTCGGCCCCCGAGCCACAAA GAGGATTCGAACCGTGGGAGTGTTTGTGGTAAAAG TTTGTCCTCCGCCTCTAGGGGGCGCTCTCCTCCTGTCACACAAAGCTCCCTCCAGTTCATCCCGTACGTCCGTACCGATGACGTCGTCCACCTGGACTCGGCAGAGACAACGAACGAGCCCACTCCTCACGCACActcag CGGCTTCGAGCTGTGCGCCTCCTCCTAACGCCTCCTCCCCTGCGGACATCCTCGTTCAGCCTGGCAAACAGCGACAGCAGGAGATCCTCCGGGGCCTGGCGCACCTACGACAG GCTTTGCTTGAGAAGAAGAGGCAGTTGGACGATGACATGCGACGTCATGGCAACGACGGCTTGTCGCCATGA
- the ccdc66 gene encoding uncharacterized protein ccdc66 isoform X1, with translation MYLGDGLLFELQNGKPKLIVLNHGAERNLVKNSLRPRPTYVLNSKQPTCAEDVCAPRPARQRLAGQHPGAPRRAKAHPTEIAASFGSSGAADGVRGSQTVSKTRERRTAAAETASKVKSECRKSSCPSANGTSTQSERWAGTSDVKSRAKDSLEDEEPRDAAACLSAEQVRRILRDVQTSSPDQNIAEEHAVSSQNVHHTEEEEDVRGELEEDRVGCDETTNGISPLKDNRCPGGMLGWLEQRDVDARTSVEAKKAQWRQQLNEQVALKQQRRQRCATSHGLQGDEKPASVCSVPPAFCHREQPAAIRSSLRLGAVTPMEEALAWERREEQRRLWLQDLDRQKEETSQRRKQEKMLLSQKEDHELWAAHFDSLQRKPPAVTRAPPAGPSLAPSGDWEASSSLSLAWDASSSCGAESAGRASADTSSSSSSSSRYPARSSYLRSMTALLDPVQMEERQRRRLKQLEQQRDIQAQVEERRQQRREEEARRRKGEEEEERRITLERELLHGGRQEDHHKRREERKVEQPKQQDDDDDDAGGAKDFVDERVSRPVRTVEKRDAAVQTEVAPPPAGAARLAPASSGKSRAGKENACVYAGGKGGGAYEAFARTETRKEKRRPEWNAHRPSRRFVPASERYPATQQRSRRENRLKRTEEVLGPPANPQGPRRTDTSRPPSHKEDSNRGSVCGKSLSSASRGRSPPVTQSSLQFIPYVRTDDVVHLDSAETTNEPTPHAHSAASSCAPPPNASSPADILVQPGKQRQQEILRGLAHLRQALLEKKRQLDDDMRRHGNDGLSP, from the exons ATGTATCTCGG AGACGGATTGCTCTTTGAACTTCAAAATGGAAAACCCAAGTTGATTGTGCTCAACCACG GAGCCGAGAGGAATCTTGTCAAG aatTCCCTCAGGCCTCGCCCAACCTACGTCCTGAACTCCAAGCAGCCAACCTGTGCGGAGGATGTTTGTGCACCACGTCCAGCGAGGCAGCGGCTGGCGGGGCAACACCCGGGGGCTCCCAGACGTGCCAAGGCACATCCGACAGAGATTGCAGCCTCCTTTGGGTCAAGCGGGGCAGCGGACGGAGTACGAGGCAGTCAGACGGTCTCCAAAACACGGGAGCGTCGTACGGCGGCAGCTGAAACTGCATCCAAG GTGAAGTCAGAGTGCCGGAAAAGCAGCTGTCCCTCAGCCAACGGAACATCCACGCAGTCTGAAAGGTGGGCTGGGACGTCGGACGTAAAGTCGAGAGCAAAGGACTCACTCGAGGACGAAGAGCCGAGAGACGCGGCGGCGTGTTTGAGCGCCGAGCAGGTGCGGCGCATTCTCCGCGACGTCCAGACCTCAAGCCCTGACCAAAACATTGCAGAGGAACACGCAGTGTCCAGTCAGAATG TGCATCAcacagaagaggaagaagacgtAAGAGGAGAGCTGGAGGAGGACAGAGTAGGATGTGATGAAACAACAAATGGAATATCACCACTTAAAGACAACCG GTGCCCTGGAGGCATGTTGGGCTGGCTGGAACAGCGCGACGTCGACGCCAGAACATCCGTGGAAGCCAAGAAGGCTCAGTGGAGGCAACAACTCA ACGAGCAAGTGGCCCTGAAGCAGCAACGGCGGCAACGTTGTGCAACCTCACACGGGCTACAG GGAGACGAGAAACCAGCGAGTGTGTGCTCCGTTCCGCCGGCGTTCTGCCACAGAGAGCAGCCGGCGGCCATCAGATCCAGCCTCAGACTCGGg GCGGTGACTCCCATGGAAGAGGCTTTGGCGTGGGAGCGGAGAGAGGAGCAGAGGAGGCTGTGGCTGCAAGATCTGGACCGACAGAAGGAGGAGACGAGCCAGCGGAGGAAGCAAGAGAAGATGCTGCTCAGCCAG AAGGAAGATCACGAGCTGTGGGCCGCACACTTTGACTCGCTGCAGCGCAAACCTCCTGCGGTGACGCGAGCCCCACCTGCGGGCCCCTCTCTAGCGCCCTCTGGTGACTGGGAGGCGTCGTCCAGCTTGTCCCTGGCGTGGGACGCCTCCAGCAGCTGTGGAGCAGAGAGTGCGGGCCGAGCCAGCGCAgacaccagcagcagcagcagcagcagcagcagatacCCCGCCAGGAGCAG CTATCTCCGGAGCATGACCGCTCTGCTGGACCCGGTCCAGATGGAGGAGCGCCAGAGGAGGAGGCTCAAGCAGCTGGAGCAGCAG AGAGACATCCAAGCGCAAGTGGAAGAGCGTCGGCAGCAGAGGCGGGAAGAAGAggccaggaggaggaagggggaggaagaggaggagaggagaATCACGCTGGAGAGGGAGCTGCTGCACGGGGGgcgccaggaggaccaccacaaGCGTCGCGAGGAGCGCAAg gtggaGCAACCAAAGCAAcaggacgatgatgatgatgatgctggaGGAGCGAAGGATTTCGTAGACGAGCGTG tGTCACGTCCAGTGAGGACAGTTGAGAAGAGAGACGCGGCTGTGCAAACAG aaGTGGCCCCTCCTCCTGCCGGGGCAGCGCGCCTCGCACCTGCTTCCAGCGGCAAGAGCAGAGCAGGCAAAGAGAATGCGTGCGTGTACGCAGGAGGCAAAGGAGGCGGGGCCTACGAAGCCTTCGCCAGGACGGAGACGAGGAAGGAGAAGAGGAGGCCCGAGTGGAACGCGCACAG GCCAAGCCGGCGCTTCGTTCCCGCGTCGGAGCGTTACCCAGCCACGCAGCAAAGGAGCAGACGAGAGAACCGACTCAAGAGGACGGAGGAGGTCCTCGGCCCCCCCGCAAACCCACAGGGGCCACGACGCACGGACACGAGTCGGCCCCCGAGCCACAAA GAGGATTCGAACCGTGGGAGTGTTTGTGGTAAAAG TTTGTCCTCCGCCTCTAGGGGGCGCTCTCCTCCTGTCACACAAAGCTCCCTCCAGTTCATCCCGTACGTCCGTACCGATGACGTCGTCCACCTGGACTCGGCAGAGACAACGAACGAGCCCACTCCTCACGCACActcag CGGCTTCGAGCTGTGCGCCTCCTCCTAACGCCTCCTCCCCTGCGGACATCCTCGTTCAGCCTGGCAAACAGCGACAGCAGGAGATCCTCCGGGGCCTGGCGCACCTACGACAG GCTTTGCTTGAGAAGAAGAGGCAGTTGGACGATGACATGCGACGTCATGGCAACGACGGCTTGTCGCCATGA
- the ccdc66 gene encoding uncharacterized protein ccdc66 isoform X3 yields MYLGDGLLFELQNGKPKLIVLNHGAERNLVKNSLRPRPTYVLNSKQPTCAEDVCAPRPARQRLAGQHPGAPRRAKAHPTEIAASFGSSGAADGVRGSQTVSKTRERRTAAAETASKVKSECRKSSCPSANGTSTQSERWAGTSDVKSRAKDSLEDEEPRDAAACLSAEQVRRILRDVQTSSPDQNIAEEHAVSSQNVHHTEEEEDVRGELEEDRVGCDETTNGISPLKDNRCPGGMLGWLEQRDVDARTSVEAKKAQWRQQLNEQVALKQQRRQRCATSHGLQGDEKPASVCSVPPAFCHREQPAAIRSSLRLGAVTPMEEALAWERREEQRRLWLQDLDRQKEETSQRRKQEKMLLSQKEDHELWAAHFDSLQRKPPAVTRAPPAGPSLAPSGDWEASSSLSLAWDASSSCGAESAGRASADTSSSSSSSSRYPARSSYLRSMTALLDPVQMEERQRRRLKQLEQQRDIQAQVEERRQQRREEEARRRKGEEEEERRITLERELLHGGRQEDHHKRREERKVEQPKQQDDDDDDAGGAKDFVDERVSRPVRTVEKRDAAVQTEVAPPPAGAARLAPASSGKSRAGKENACVYAGGKGGGAYEAFARTETRKEKRRPEWNAHRPSRRFVPASERYPATQQRSRRENRLKRTEEVLGPPANPQGPRRTDTSRPPSHKEDSNRGSVCGKRGRSPPVTQSSLQFIPYVRTDDVVHLDSAETTNEPTPHAHSAASSCAPPPNASSPADILVQPGKQRQQEILRGLAHLRQALLEKKRQLDDDMRRHGNDGLSP; encoded by the exons ATGTATCTCGG AGACGGATTGCTCTTTGAACTTCAAAATGGAAAACCCAAGTTGATTGTGCTCAACCACG GAGCCGAGAGGAATCTTGTCAAG aatTCCCTCAGGCCTCGCCCAACCTACGTCCTGAACTCCAAGCAGCCAACCTGTGCGGAGGATGTTTGTGCACCACGTCCAGCGAGGCAGCGGCTGGCGGGGCAACACCCGGGGGCTCCCAGACGTGCCAAGGCACATCCGACAGAGATTGCAGCCTCCTTTGGGTCAAGCGGGGCAGCGGACGGAGTACGAGGCAGTCAGACGGTCTCCAAAACACGGGAGCGTCGTACGGCGGCAGCTGAAACTGCATCCAAG GTGAAGTCAGAGTGCCGGAAAAGCAGCTGTCCCTCAGCCAACGGAACATCCACGCAGTCTGAAAGGTGGGCTGGGACGTCGGACGTAAAGTCGAGAGCAAAGGACTCACTCGAGGACGAAGAGCCGAGAGACGCGGCGGCGTGTTTGAGCGCCGAGCAGGTGCGGCGCATTCTCCGCGACGTCCAGACCTCAAGCCCTGACCAAAACATTGCAGAGGAACACGCAGTGTCCAGTCAGAATG TGCATCAcacagaagaggaagaagacgtAAGAGGAGAGCTGGAGGAGGACAGAGTAGGATGTGATGAAACAACAAATGGAATATCACCACTTAAAGACAACCG GTGCCCTGGAGGCATGTTGGGCTGGCTGGAACAGCGCGACGTCGACGCCAGAACATCCGTGGAAGCCAAGAAGGCTCAGTGGAGGCAACAACTCA ACGAGCAAGTGGCCCTGAAGCAGCAACGGCGGCAACGTTGTGCAACCTCACACGGGCTACAG GGAGACGAGAAACCAGCGAGTGTGTGCTCCGTTCCGCCGGCGTTCTGCCACAGAGAGCAGCCGGCGGCCATCAGATCCAGCCTCAGACTCGGg GCGGTGACTCCCATGGAAGAGGCTTTGGCGTGGGAGCGGAGAGAGGAGCAGAGGAGGCTGTGGCTGCAAGATCTGGACCGACAGAAGGAGGAGACGAGCCAGCGGAGGAAGCAAGAGAAGATGCTGCTCAGCCAG AAGGAAGATCACGAGCTGTGGGCCGCACACTTTGACTCGCTGCAGCGCAAACCTCCTGCGGTGACGCGAGCCCCACCTGCGGGCCCCTCTCTAGCGCCCTCTGGTGACTGGGAGGCGTCGTCCAGCTTGTCCCTGGCGTGGGACGCCTCCAGCAGCTGTGGAGCAGAGAGTGCGGGCCGAGCCAGCGCAgacaccagcagcagcagcagcagcagcagcagatacCCCGCCAGGAGCAG CTATCTCCGGAGCATGACCGCTCTGCTGGACCCGGTCCAGATGGAGGAGCGCCAGAGGAGGAGGCTCAAGCAGCTGGAGCAGCAG AGAGACATCCAAGCGCAAGTGGAAGAGCGTCGGCAGCAGAGGCGGGAAGAAGAggccaggaggaggaagggggaggaagaggaggagaggagaATCACGCTGGAGAGGGAGCTGCTGCACGGGGGgcgccaggaggaccaccacaaGCGTCGCGAGGAGCGCAAg gtggaGCAACCAAAGCAAcaggacgatgatgatgatgatgctggaGGAGCGAAGGATTTCGTAGACGAGCGTG tGTCACGTCCAGTGAGGACAGTTGAGAAGAGAGACGCGGCTGTGCAAACAG aaGTGGCCCCTCCTCCTGCCGGGGCAGCGCGCCTCGCACCTGCTTCCAGCGGCAAGAGCAGAGCAGGCAAAGAGAATGCGTGCGTGTACGCAGGAGGCAAAGGAGGCGGGGCCTACGAAGCCTTCGCCAGGACGGAGACGAGGAAGGAGAAGAGGAGGCCCGAGTGGAACGCGCACAG GCCAAGCCGGCGCTTCGTTCCCGCGTCGGAGCGTTACCCAGCCACGCAGCAAAGGAGCAGACGAGAGAACCGACTCAAGAGGACGGAGGAGGTCCTCGGCCCCCCCGCAAACCCACAGGGGCCACGACGCACGGACACGAGTCGGCCCCCGAGCCACAAA GAGGATTCGAACCGTGGGAGTGTTTGTGGTAAAAG GGGGCGCTCTCCTCCTGTCACACAAAGCTCCCTCCAGTTCATCCCGTACGTCCGTACCGATGACGTCGTCCACCTGGACTCGGCAGAGACAACGAACGAGCCCACTCCTCACGCACActcag CGGCTTCGAGCTGTGCGCCTCCTCCTAACGCCTCCTCCCCTGCGGACATCCTCGTTCAGCCTGGCAAACAGCGACAGCAGGAGATCCTCCGGGGCCTGGCGCACCTACGACAG GCTTTGCTTGAGAAGAAGAGGCAGTTGGACGATGACATGCGACGTCATGGCAACGACGGCTTGTCGCCATGA